In Flavobacterium sp. GSB-24, the genomic window ACTGTTAAAAAGATATTCAGGTCCAAAGGTGCTGAGGTTAAAATTATACAGCCCCTTTCACTTGAGGCTGCAATTGATGTTAATGTAAAACATCATAAAAGCAAATGGAAGGGTAATGATTTTTCAAATTTAAACAGAAATGATTTTTCATCGCAACAGATTGAATTAATTACTGAATTAATTGCCCAGGACAAATGGATTGAAGAAGAATCTTTAGATTTAATCCATATATTGACTGATAATAATTATTTATAAAGCTGAACATGAGCCTGCCATATGACCAAAATCTGCCAGTGAACAAATTGGCATCGGTATTTGCCAATACTTCTGCCACCTATAAATTTTACTGGTTCCTGGCTATTCTGGAACTGGTAGAACAAGATCATACCTATATTCCTAAGCGCATGCTTTTTGCGAGAATGATCAGCAGCTCCTGGTATACGGTAAATTACTTTCATGTTTCTTTTGGAAAACAGGATCTTATCCAGGAATCTGTTATGGCAATTTTAAGAATAGAAGGTCTCAGGGTAAATGAAAATAAAAATGTAATCAATACCGTTTTAGAAAACACCCCCAGCCTTGAAACAATAAAAATATTAAATCATTTTGATAAAAATGTACCCCACTGGTTTATCTCGTCCTGGTTTCCGGGAAATCGCAATAACATTTATTCCCTTTCTCAGGATTTTGAGCACGGATGCATCTACCGTTTAGAAAAAGATGCTATAGAGATAAATCCCCTCTGGATTTCTTATCTGAAATCAAATTCAAAAATACTTAGAGACTTCTGTTATTGGAATTTGTCACTTTTTCTTCAAAAAAGAAACCCTAATGTTCCGGATATTTCAAATAAAATAAGCAGGGCTTTATCCAGAAACTCTTTAATGAAGCAAACCAATGAGTATTGGAAGCTGGTCTTTGCTGAATTGGGAGCAGTAGAATGTATTTTTACAAATAAAAGACTGGTTTTTCAGGAGAAGAAATTTGCTTTAGACCATTTCATTCCTCATGCGTTTGTTTCTCATGATTTAATTTGGAACTTAATCCCAATTGATAAAATTTTTAATTCTTCCAAAGGTGATAAGCTTCCCTTGATCGAAAAACATTTTGATGATTTTTTTAATCTCCAAAAGCTAGCCTATGAAATAGTGAAAAGCCACAACGCAAAGAATAAATATTTGGAAGATTATCTTACCATTTTTCCTGATTTGCAACAGGATACAGGGCTTGATTATCTGCGGTACAAACAGGCTGTTCAGCCTCTTGTTACCATTGCCGGTAATAACGGGTTTTTATATATGAAGGATTAGAAACCGTCAACACCACTTTGGTCATATGATACTATTTGTAAAACTGGTGTGCAAAAAGGCAGCGGGGGCAGACCTTTTAGGGACAAATGATGCCAACAATTACAAGTGTCTAATCAATTTTAAAGCGGTCTACTATATTTGTCGCTAAATGTACTTGCACAGTGAAAATGTACAAATCTGTCTATCTCGACGCTAGTTGAAAAAGACTTAACAATATATATTCATTTATAGTGTGATGACTAAGTTTATGGATGATGAAAAGTGAAAAGTTAGCAACGTTATTCAATCATATTTTAAAATTAGATGAAAGGCTTTGCCTGTTAGAAAATCTATGCTGTGTAATTGGTCGGGATAATAAAATGCAGTTCTTTCCTTCTAAAGAAAAATGTAAATCCAGATATAATAAAATTGATTTAGCCCAGCTCTTCTATGTTTTAATGGATGAGAGAATTTTATTTTTTGATGCGATAGATGAAAAAAACAATAGAAGTAAGTTCCAGTTCTTCATTGAAAATAATTTTACATATGCCGGTGATGGCAATGGACAGTCGAAAATCAAGTCGATCAGCAGACAGTTTTCCGAATGTAAGGGTTACACATACAGAGAGAAGCAGATTGTATTTCTGCAAGATCTTATAATAAGATTACAGGAGAGGAAAAGAAGGATTGAGAGCCGGTGAGACCTGGTAAAAATAGGTTAGTTTAAAATTTAAATTTTTAGTGATGACAAAAAAAGAAAGAAAGCTCTCTTTTGTTATGAGAGTAGAACAATTAATAGAGGCTGTACTTTTAAGACTGCAAGCAATTGATTCAAAAATCAGCCAGGGGAAAGTTTTGAGGCCTGAATATTACAGAAATGAGGATCTAAAAAAGATGTTTGGACTGTCCAATAATACCATTATAAAGTATAGGCAGACCGGAATTTTGCCCTACACTAAGTTGGGAGATATTTTTTTGTATGACAGTGGAAAGATCGATAAAATACTCAGAAGCAACGAATCATAATTCCGCATTTAATTAGTTACCCAGATTTTTAAAAAAGAGTTCAAAGTAGAGCGGGTAACTAAAAAGGGTTCCTTTTTACAATTAGGATTCGATACAATTCTAAATAAAAAAGCCTTTAAACACTAGTGTTTAAAGGCTTTTGATTTGTAAAGTTTCTTTAGAAACTTCTACTGGCGGAGGAAGAGGGATTCGAACCCCCGGACCTGTTACAGTCAACAGTTTTCAAGACTGCCGCATTCGACCGCTCTGCCATTCCTCCAATAAGACGCAATCATTTGCTCATTGCGGGTGCAAAGATAAAATGTTTTTTCAATTCTAGAAATTTTTTTGATAGTTTTATAAAGGAAATAATTTTTATTTGCTACTGTCATTTTAATTGAGCTGTTAACTCCTTGTGATACAGAGGTTGTGAGTTTAATGATTTGCTCGTACAATAAAGGCTATAATTTACTTATGTATTTATGGATTTTTATTATTCTTTGTGAATCTTTTTACGTGATTAGTTCAATTGTGTCCGCAGTGCGGACACAATTGTAAAGATTTGTAAAGTTGATAATTAACTTTGAAAAGTGTTATCGCAGTATTACTGTTAAAAATCATAAAACTTCTGAGCACAAAACTATTTAGAGTTAGTATTTAGACGTTTTAATCTCCAAAATAAGTTCTTTTATATTGATCTCGTTTAAAATTGGAGTTTACAATTAGATAAGCTAACGATCATGTGGAGGAGGTAGTTGTTTCAATCTATACGATGTAGAGAAAAGTTTAATTAAGTTCGAAAAAAGAGACAAGTTCTGTCAATCCAGTAAGCAATACTGTTAAAGGTGAGAAAAGATTTTGATGCTCGACAGCATATCAATATCATAAATTTATTAGGAAATCTGATTTCAAAAGGCTTTACTGAAATAATTCAAATGTTGGATCAGGATTATGAATTCCATGTGAATACGTTCGAGACGCTGTCTGAATAGCTAAATGAGATGCAGCAATATATAGCTGCCTTGATAGCAACCGTAGATCTTTCCGAAACGATAGCAATCAAATAGTTAATTTAGTTCTAGTCTAAAGTTTAGTGGCCAATTTTATAAATTTTTCATTTTGATTTATTTGTGAAGGCCGTTATAAAAACTTGTGGAATAGGTTTTTCAAGTCATAATGATATAGTTCTTTGTAGTATATTTACGTCATTGATAACGCACACTTTTTCTTTTTTTAGGGTTTTGGTGGCGAATTAATTTATGGAACTAGGGTAGTTTGTGTTAGTGAATACAAGTGCGTTTACTATTATTTTTAATTTAATTAATTACGAAATGTCATTCAAAGGTGTTATAAAAAGAGCTGATCTTAACTTAAGAGGAGAATATCCTCAAATGAGCACATCGATTTATCAAATATCAGATAGTAACTTTGTAATCTACTGCCAAAATGTGGGAGATAATTTTCAAGATATCGTCGAAAATTTTAATCACAGTATCAGACCAATTTCTGTGCCAGTAACAGTTGTCAAAGAAGCGCCTCTCGAGTTTCAGGAGATTATTGATCCAATTGAAGACAGTGCGATCTCAAAAGGATTTGAAGGAATGTATTTAAGTGCTGTGATGCTTTTTAACCTACTACTGTCTAAGTTTCCAAGCGTTAGATTTTATAAAATTGAAACAGTTCAGACGGGTGTAAAAATTTTTACAGCAAGGCATGTCTTAAATGATGGACAGTCTACGACGCACAAATTTTTAAGCATCGGGGAACGTTCAAAAGTGGAAAATTTCTTAAAAGGAATGAATCTTCCATTTGATTTCGAAGTGGTTGACCAGCACATGGAAGAGGAAATTGATGATTTTCCGCAATATGAATTTGATGCCATTCAGTTCCTGCATTCGTCGAGACTGCGCAAAAATAATGGTTTTGAATTCTCAAAACGGGACGAGTCTTTATGGTTTGACAACGTAGATAAAATATTTGAAGGTTCTTTTAAGAAAAATGATCTTTATTTTTATAATGAAAAGAATTACTCCTGTTATGTAGATTTTAGCATTTTTACAAATATTGATTTGCGAAATCATTTGCTGCTATTTCAGGTAGTATATTTAACGCCTCCTTTTGAAACGAAAATTGAAAAATGGCTGAAAGAAGCTAATATATTGAAAAAGGAATTTCTAGATCTAATCAAAAAGGGAAGGATAAAGCTTGTTTTGACCCAGATGGAATCGCGATACGATCTGTCGTTTTTGATGGAGGCTTATGAGGCTTGTCCGGACGCAGTCATAACAAGAAGAGCACTTGCAGCTTTACAGCAAACAGACATAGTTTCAATTTCAGACAATTATATTTTTAATGATCCTGATGTTTTGAATCAAATTGGACAAGTGTGCGCTTTACTTGGACAAGAGACGGGAGTTGATTCTAGATTTTTGATGGAGATGCTGACCTGGCCTATAAAGGCTCGCAGGCAATCTTTTGAAGCATTGCACCAAAAAGGAACTTTTGGGACGTCTATTTTCGGGATTAATAATCTGCTTGAAAGAAAGATAAGTGAACAGTCTGGAAAAGATCGTTCATTTGAATTTACTATGTTTTCTTCTTCAATCCATTTGTCTAATGCGTTAGAAGCTACATATTTTCCATTTGGGTCGCCTGAGGATTATTCCGATCAGTTTTATGCTTGCCTTATGGGTGATTTTCTCAATTTCTATAAATGCGCTACTGGGGGCTATTTAAATTCGTATGCTGAAAATGACATAAAAGCCCAGAATGGAGTAATACAAATCAATCCAATAGATATTATCAGGGTAAATGATTTTATTTCAGTTACAGAACTTGAAAAAGAAATTGATCGTTTTCCTACCTTTTCAGGAGGAAAACTGCTTATGGAAACACTTGCTTTACTTACAGAAGATGAGCGAACGGAAAAAGTTGCGCATTACAACAATGAAATCGTAAAAAAATTAAATAAGGGAAAAATAAATCCTAACACCATCGATCTTGTGACAAGCGTAGCTCTTGATGGTCTTGGAATGGTAACTGGAAATCCATTAATAGGAACTGCTTTTTCAACGTTGAAATTTGGAGGCAATACAGTTAGGCAAAGCGCGGTATTTGAAAAGTTTAATAATAAAATACAATCGGCAATGCAAGATGCGGATCGTATGAATATTCGTTATTTAGATAAAATTAGCAGAGTGGCAAGGATAAAAGCGCGATAATTATTATTGATGTAAAATGCAAGCGATTTTAATTTTACAGCTTTTTAATTTTGCTATGTAAGAGGAACTTGCTGTTTAGCTTTAAAATTTATAAAGCTAATTAGACGTTTAGATGGGAGATTATAGAAAAATGTAAAACTAAGTATAGTCAATTATGTATGTTTGATTGAATTGATTTATTAATTAGCGAGTATCCCCTACCTGTCATCTATTTAAAATTTTATCATGATATGGATTCAATTTCTGAAAACAGATTTTATTTTAACTGCAATGCTAAAAAATGATTTCCTAGGTACTTTATAACTCTTTGTGTGTGTTTTTTGAAGCCTCCTTTTTACGATTTTAGAAATCACCAGTCCTTTTTAAAATAATATTTTTTTTGTTAATTTTTTTTAATTACATTTCCAAAAAAATGAAGTTATGCCTCCGATTTAGGACTTTGACTTAATTTCAAAATTTAAATCATCACCAATTTAATGAGTAGAAAATTTCAGGATCAAACTGCGGCAGATAAAAAAGAGATCGGATTTCATTATCAGCACTATTATGCACTTCTTCAATTATTAAAATTAGATCCCAATGAATCATTGAGCGTTGAAGAAAAAGATGATATTGTCATAACGAGCAGTAACGAATTAAAACTGCTACAGCTAAAACATACGCTTCAAACCAAAACTGATGGTTCTGCCAAAAATTTGTCTTCAAAAGATTATTCGCTTTGGCATACGATTGACAACTGGATGAAACTGATATGCGACCCAGAGGATGGAAGGGAGGATGATTTATCCCAAACGGCTTTTATCGCTAGCACATATTTTGGATTGGTTACCAACAAATCTAAAAGTGACGAAAACGTGTTTTTAACCAACCTTGATGCACTGAGAGAAGGAACTATAGATATTGGGCAGTTCAAAGAAAATTTGCGAATATTAATTCAGCCTAAAAAAATTTCAAAAAAGAAAAAAGGCGATGATGAATCCCCCGCGGAACCTGTTTTAAACAAATCTGTAAGTGATTTTCTAGAGTTTAAACATTTAGAGCAATTCCTCGGTAGAATTAATGTTACCCTAAATGAAGACGATCTGATCGGTCAGATTCAAGAATATCTAAAAATAAATTTGGCTGTCGATAATTATGAAGATGCCTACTTTGAAATTGAGGGAAGATTGAGAACGATTAATTACCTGACAATTAAGGATAATGAAAAGGTTGTATACAGCAAGGAAGATTTTTCAAAGAAAATTCTGCAGCCTGTTTTGGATAAGGTTCGAAATTCGAAATTTTATAAAACCACTCATGAACGGGTGTTAAATCCAAAATTGGAAGATAAAATATTTGCTAAGCAGCTTCTTGATCTAAATGTGAATTTGGAGGATGTTATTGAATATAACCATTATATGCAAATATGTCTGGCAAACTTAAAAAAATGGGAAGAGCGGGATAATATAATTTTGCCTGAGGAACGGGAGCTTTACTTTCAGCAAGCGGTTAAGAGATGGAAACATCGACATCAGATTAGACATAGACAGGTAAATAGTGAAGAGAATAATTCGCTTGACTGTTATGATGACTGTATGCTGGAAGTGCTTAAATTAAGTTCCGTCGAAATGGAACAGGATATTTCAAATGGAACATTTATCTATTTAAGCGATGAGTTAAGAATAGGATGGCTAAAAGAGTGGAAAGACAAATATGGCAACAAATAAATTTTTATATAATAATGAAGGAGTTGCCTTGGTGGCAATCTTGAGTGTAATGTCAAAAATGAAAACTCTTGAATACTCGAAAGTTTTTCTGATACTTCCATTTCTGTTAAACGATAATCTAGTGTCATTCCTGAAGAATAAGAATGCAAAGGTAATCGGAATTCAGGATTTAGTTTCACGCAGGATTGGAAGTTTTTTAAATTTCAATGGTTCATTCAAGAATTTTTATGCATTGACTTTCAATGCTGTCTGTATTGCAGAGGAGTTAAAATTTATAAAAATGGAATCGAATTCAATCATCTATCTCGAAAACAGCTTTGATCTGCAATCCGACTCTTTGGGATCTAGGGCTAAGAATATAGTGGCAGCTTCGGAAAAATTGCAGGTCATTTTAGAGATTGAAGCGATTGAATTATACTCATCATTAAAGATAGAATTATGAATTTTTACATAAAGCAGATCAAATTGTGGTTTAATAACGGCAGCACAAGAGAGTTGGATTTCCTGCCTAATAAAATCAATGTTATTACAGGGGACAGCACGACAGGAAAATCGTCCATAATACGGATAATCGATTATTGCTTTTTAGCAAGTTCAACTGATATATCCCCTAAATTCATAGGTGAAAATGTAAAATGGTATGGAGTTAATTTTGTCATTAACGGCAAAGAATTTACTATTGCAAGGGGGGCGATAACAAGTTCAACGACATTTAATGAGTATTATTTTTCAGATATCGGCATAATACCGGAAATGCCTGTAGCCAACATGACGAACGGGGGGCTGAAGAAGGTTTTGAGCAAGGAATTTGGCATAGATGCTGAAACTAATTTTACAGGTTCAGGTAGCATAAAAGCCAATACCAAGATTTCTTTTAGGTATTTTCTCTGGCTGTTTTGCATACAGAGACAGGAAACCCTTCCAAGCGGGCACTATCTATTTGACAAGCATGAAGAAAGCAGGTATAAGGATGCACTTTCTGTTATGAAGCTCTTAGACTGGGTTATAGGAGCCCAGACTCCAAAAAATATTTTGCTCAATAGTGAAATCAAAAAAATTGAGATTGAACTTGCAAAACTGGAAAAAAGACAATCGATAGAGATTGCCAATAAACTGAAATTTAAGGAAATTCTGGGCGGCTTGTATACGAAAACCAAAGAGCTAAATTTGATTAATCATAATATTTACGACGATGCTGAGGTGGTTGCAAAATTGAAAAGTCTGATTCACAATGGTATTGAAGACATCGATCCAACACCATCGGAACTCACTCAATTAAAAAATAAAAAAACGGAGATTCTGCTTAAAATTAGAAACCTCAGCGGATATGAAAAGCAGAATAAAAAGTATCAGGATTATCTGAAATCGGATATTGACAGTCTGTTGCCTATTAGGTACATAAAAGATAATTTTAATGATCTTCTGACTACTAAAACGGTAGTAAATCTAATTGATAATTTAGACGGCGAATTCAGCAGCCTGCAGTCACTGACAAAAAAAATGACAGTTAAAGATTCAATGACTTTGGATGTCAGTGGGGAAATCAAAAAATTTAAATCCGATTTAGCAGAAGTTAATTCCAAAATTCAGGAACATCCCGAAGCTCAAAGTATTCGAGCGACAGAGAAGCAAAAGTATATCCATCTTGGCTATGTCAAAAGTAAATTAGAAGATTACGAAAATGATTCCAAGACTGAAGATTATAATAGCAGGAAAAAAGAACTGGAAGAAAAAATAATTGAAAAATCAAAGGAATTAGATG contains:
- a CDS encoding HNH endonuclease domain-containing protein, producing MNKLASVFANTSATYKFYWFLAILELVEQDHTYIPKRMLFARMISSSWYTVNYFHVSFGKQDLIQESVMAILRIEGLRVNENKNVINTVLENTPSLETIKILNHFDKNVPHWFISSWFPGNRNNIYSLSQDFEHGCIYRLEKDAIEINPLWISYLKSNSKILRDFCYWNLSLFLQKRNPNVPDISNKISRALSRNSLMKQTNEYWKLVFAELGAVECIFTNKRLVFQEKKFALDHFIPHAFVSHDLIWNLIPIDKIFNSSKGDKLPLIEKHFDDFFNLQKLAYEIVKSHNAKNKYLEDYLTIFPDLQQDTGLDYLRYKQAVQPLVTIAGNNGFLYMKD
- a CDS encoding DNA-binding protein: MTKKERKLSFVMRVEQLIEAVLLRLQAIDSKISQGKVLRPEYYRNEDLKKMFGLSNNTIIKYRQTGILPYTKLGDIFLYDSGKIDKILRSNES
- a CDS encoding dsDNA nuclease domain-containing protein, producing MSRKFQDQTAADKKEIGFHYQHYYALLQLLKLDPNESLSVEEKDDIVITSSNELKLLQLKHTLQTKTDGSAKNLSSKDYSLWHTIDNWMKLICDPEDGREDDLSQTAFIASTYFGLVTNKSKSDENVFLTNLDALREGTIDIGQFKENLRILIQPKKISKKKKGDDESPAEPVLNKSVSDFLEFKHLEQFLGRINVTLNEDDLIGQIQEYLKINLAVDNYEDAYFEIEGRLRTINYLTIKDNEKVVYSKEDFSKKILQPVLDKVRNSKFYKTTHERVLNPKLEDKIFAKQLLDLNVNLEDVIEYNHYMQICLANLKKWEERDNIILPEERELYFQQAVKRWKHRHQIRHRQVNSEENNSLDCYDDCMLEVLKLSSVEMEQDISNGTFIYLSDELRIGWLKEWKDKYGNK
- a CDS encoding three component ABC system middle component — protein: MATNKFLYNNEGVALVAILSVMSKMKTLEYSKVFLILPFLLNDNLVSFLKNKNAKVIGIQDLVSRRIGSFLNFNGSFKNFYALTFNAVCIAEELKFIKMESNSIIYLENSFDLQSDSLGSRAKNIVAASEKLQVILEIEAIELYSSLKIEL
- a CDS encoding DUF3732 domain-containing protein; the encoded protein is MNFYIKQIKLWFNNGSTRELDFLPNKINVITGDSTTGKSSIIRIIDYCFLASSTDISPKFIGENVKWYGVNFVINGKEFTIARGAITSSTTFNEYYFSDIGIIPEMPVANMTNGGLKKVLSKEFGIDAETNFTGSGSIKANTKISFRYFLWLFCIQRQETLPSGHYLFDKHEESRYKDALSVMKLLDWVIGAQTPKNILLNSEIKKIEIELAKLEKRQSIEIANKLKFKEILGGLYTKTKELNLINHNIYDDAEVVAKLKSLIHNGIEDIDPTPSELTQLKNKKTEILLKIRNLSGYEKQNKKYQDYLKSDIDSLLPIRYIKDNFNDLLTTKTVVNLIDNLDGEFSSLQSLTKKMTVKDSMTLDVSGEIKKFKSDLAEVNSKIQEHPEAQSIRATEKQKYIHLGYVKSKLEDYENDSKTEDYNSRKKELEEKIIEKSKELDEDPELKRVVLNFLGESIDEALKELQIENYSEYKAFYNESANRLDLINSKTNEVIKWQQLGSASIYLYLHLAFFGGTHNYINRDKENIYVPTFLMLDQVSTPYYDQTRKDKKIEKADKVDIKDLSETDREKLNKALKYMDNFINGFKKKKKQFQIILLEHIPENVWAEEKLENFHLVDREFKNGNKLVNPDNIG